A single region of the Prosthecobacter fusiformis genome encodes:
- the lexA gene encoding transcriptional repressor LexA — MGLSLTSKQQALLIWIQERLADEGVCPTCREICAHFDYKSPKAATDMLNQLEKKGWIRREGGLSRNIRLTQGNIIGVPLMGRISAGFAVDAVPVYDEVLAVDPAAFGIKDRKKAFALTADGDSMIGRQIYHGDIVVLEFGVSPPQESIVAALIDNQSSLKTFLRKGGRAWLRAENPKYPDLEPVLDLQIQGVARGVIRKLNS; from the coding sequence ATGGGTTTGTCTCTCACCTCAAAACAACAAGCGCTCTTGATATGGATCCAAGAGCGACTTGCAGATGAAGGCGTGTGCCCGACGTGCCGTGAAATTTGCGCCCACTTTGATTACAAAAGTCCGAAGGCGGCGACGGACATGCTGAACCAGTTGGAAAAAAAGGGCTGGATCCGGCGGGAGGGAGGGCTGTCCCGCAATATCCGGCTAACCCAGGGAAACATAATCGGCGTGCCCTTGATGGGCCGCATCTCAGCAGGCTTCGCGGTGGATGCCGTGCCTGTGTATGACGAGGTGCTGGCAGTGGACCCTGCGGCATTTGGCATCAAGGACCGCAAGAAAGCCTTTGCTTTAACGGCGGACGGAGACTCGATGATCGGCCGACAAATTTACCACGGTGACATCGTAGTGCTTGAATTTGGCGTCAGCCCCCCTCAGGAAAGCATCGTGGCAGCACTCATCGACAACCAATCCAGCCTAAAAACCTTCCTGCGCAAGGGCGGTCGGGCTTGGTTGCGTGCGGAGAACCCTAAATACCCTGACTTGGAACCTGTCCTGGATCTTCAGATCCAGGGGGTGGCCCGGGGTGTGATTCGTAAACTGAACTCATGA
- a CDS encoding Eco57I restriction-modification methylase domain-containing protein, which translates to MSAFHPPDLPDPPRGYRYYHSAKEILHAPELYAYQHMLLRAWDAKEGMHLSGVLTLNGVPTVYIRDFSKPATEAEIARLQQQFWNQGIATLLLVRDPFHVRVFSSMVTPVAAETATREEIDALLVEKLDLAAQAQWAEKFYIQLDNGHYYNADARVDKFRPQHGVDAYLLNNLAAVRDKLVTMGLTAQTAHAFLGRLLFTCYLCDRGIVELSNYFKGKPGHSIRELLTGEDPAPALYGKLYPALKTVFNSSMFDADLVAERQAVESHPGCFEIVLSFLRGDDLTKGNQPTLGFWAYDFRLIPVETVSAIYENFLEGEDSQEKQKAGAFYTPRFLAEIALDIALKKVAPLFEEGRRYLDPSCGSGIFLVLLFNRLAAEWTAGQKRKPTPQEKADALLERLNALRGVDKNLTACRIACFSLYLAFLDQFDPPDIENYKLEFNKKKLPNLLHAKAVDKVPEYPVIREADFFDYAPDHAGQFDVIIGNPPWAGRSSNQVAHEFMEKTPALLKPEGSACLLLPSKVFLNRTDKFQKNWLKSVTLDKVIQLADYRHILFKKAICPCSMALFRPSTPAEDHEIEYIAPKVSRSDLRDGLILVKPADRQWISQRRLLGAAEQGAISMAWKGYLWGTARDHKFLDYLFSFPRLSDLTDLLSDLRKSKKKRSKPWAAGQGFKPYSQKGKNPDRDLKPLGPWEGSDHFIEDSIFSMMPHVPEVLCGTLEAALKEGENLPDYLYSKPEDDLFRPPLVLFNQGFTNATFVDYTVRFQDALQSIAGPEKDAAALMFLAAFLRSPLARYFIFHTAANVATERPKVHLVEALRLPFFLPGSEFATPDAEKILKKAVAQIQRHQKEMQASADKLLAGQPVSDVDKKELDDWFIAQRIKAAKLQGELNPLIYAYYGLNEQEQALVEDTCQILDISATPRTLEAARSIPTLQPVTKADELEPYAAMLAGTLNDWATGSVRAAVTGGVDPEVGMALIEVTQVKQPVPFQPRAVQKKLGQALASLHRSSTQEDGAFLFERTGLIFDGTRISIVKPAQQGQWTRTAAMNDAGHIYAEIAKARQQAATPKT; encoded by the coding sequence ATGAGTGCTTTCCATCCACCAGATCTGCCTGATCCGCCGCGTGGTTACCGCTATTACCACTCGGCCAAAGAGATACTGCACGCGCCCGAGCTGTATGCTTACCAGCACATGCTGCTCCGGGCATGGGATGCAAAAGAAGGCATGCACCTCTCTGGTGTCCTGACGCTCAACGGTGTGCCGACGGTGTATATTCGGGACTTTTCCAAACCCGCAACAGAGGCAGAGATCGCCAGGTTGCAGCAGCAGTTTTGGAACCAGGGAATCGCGACGTTGCTGCTGGTGCGGGATCCGTTTCATGTCCGGGTGTTCTCTTCCATGGTCACTCCCGTTGCTGCGGAAACCGCGACGCGTGAGGAGATTGACGCGCTCCTCGTGGAAAAGTTGGACCTGGCCGCCCAGGCACAATGGGCCGAGAAATTTTATATCCAGCTCGACAACGGGCACTACTACAATGCCGACGCCAGGGTGGACAAATTCCGGCCGCAACATGGGGTGGATGCGTATCTGCTGAACAATTTGGCCGCTGTGCGGGATAAATTGGTAACCATGGGCCTCACGGCTCAGACCGCCCATGCCTTCCTGGGGCGGCTGCTCTTCACCTGCTATCTCTGTGATCGCGGCATCGTTGAGCTTTCAAATTATTTCAAGGGCAAGCCGGGGCATTCGATTCGCGAACTGCTGACCGGGGAAGATCCGGCCCCGGCGCTCTACGGCAAGCTTTACCCAGCGCTGAAGACTGTCTTCAACAGCAGCATGTTCGATGCAGACCTCGTGGCAGAGCGTCAGGCTGTGGAGAGCCATCCAGGCTGCTTTGAGATCGTCCTGAGCTTCCTTCGCGGAGATGACCTGACGAAAGGGAACCAGCCTACCCTGGGCTTCTGGGCTTATGACTTCCGGCTCATTCCGGTGGAGACGGTCAGCGCCATTTACGAGAACTTCCTGGAAGGGGAAGACAGCCAGGAAAAACAAAAGGCAGGTGCTTTTTACACTCCGCGTTTCCTCGCAGAGATCGCGCTGGACATCGCCTTGAAAAAGGTGGCCCCGCTTTTTGAAGAAGGGCGCCGCTATCTGGATCCTTCATGCGGATCTGGCATCTTTTTGGTCCTGCTGTTTAACCGGCTGGCAGCGGAATGGACCGCTGGTCAGAAGCGCAAGCCGACGCCCCAGGAAAAGGCGGATGCCCTGCTGGAGCGGCTTAATGCCCTGCGCGGCGTGGATAAAAACCTCACCGCCTGCCGCATCGCCTGTTTCAGCCTGTACCTGGCTTTCCTGGACCAGTTTGATCCCCCGGACATCGAGAACTACAAGTTGGAGTTTAACAAAAAGAAGCTGCCCAATCTGCTCCATGCCAAGGCAGTGGACAAGGTGCCTGAATACCCGGTCATCCGGGAGGCCGACTTCTTTGATTATGCGCCGGATCATGCCGGGCAGTTTGATGTCATCATCGGCAATCCCCCTTGGGCCGGGCGGAGCAGCAACCAGGTGGCGCATGAGTTCATGGAGAAAACTCCAGCCCTCTTGAAGCCGGAGGGCAGCGCCTGCCTCCTGCTGCCATCCAAAGTGTTTTTGAACCGGACAGATAAATTTCAAAAAAACTGGCTGAAGAGCGTGACCCTGGACAAGGTCATCCAGCTTGCGGACTACCGGCATATCCTGTTCAAGAAGGCCATCTGCCCATGTAGCATGGCCTTGTTCCGCCCATCCACGCCTGCGGAAGATCATGAGATCGAGTACATTGCCCCCAAGGTTTCGCGTTCAGACCTGCGGGACGGATTGATTCTGGTGAAGCCTGCGGACCGGCAGTGGATTTCGCAACGTCGTTTGTTAGGCGCGGCAGAACAGGGTGCCATTTCCATGGCCTGGAAGGGCTATCTGTGGGGCACGGCGCGGGACCACAAATTTCTGGATTATCTGTTCAGCTTCCCACGGTTGTCGGATTTGACCGATCTCTTGAGCGATTTGAGAAAGTCGAAGAAAAAGAGAAGCAAGCCTTGGGCGGCAGGCCAGGGGTTCAAGCCTTATTCGCAAAAAGGGAAGAATCCTGACCGGGATTTGAAACCATTGGGTCCATGGGAGGGAAGTGATCATTTCATTGAAGATTCGATTTTCAGCATGATGCCTCATGTTCCTGAGGTTCTATGCGGAACGTTAGAAGCAGCTTTAAAAGAAGGGGAAAACCTTCCAGACTATCTCTATAGCAAACCTGAAGATGACTTGTTCCGGCCACCTCTAGTACTGTTTAACCAGGGTTTCACCAATGCGACCTTCGTGGATTATACAGTCCGTTTTCAGGATGCGCTCCAGTCCATTGCCGGGCCGGAAAAGGATGCCGCTGCCTTGATGTTCCTGGCAGCGTTTTTGCGTTCCCCGTTGGCCCGATACTTCATTTTCCACACAGCGGCCAACGTCGCCACTGAACGTCCAAAAGTACATTTGGTGGAGGCCCTGCGCCTGCCCTTCTTCCTGCCTGGCAGTGAATTTGCCACGCCGGATGCAGAAAAAATTCTGAAAAAGGCGGTGGCCCAAATCCAGCGCCATCAAAAGGAAATGCAGGCCAGCGCGGATAAGCTCCTGGCCGGCCAGCCCGTCTCTGATGTGGACAAGAAAGAGCTGGATGACTGGTTCATAGCCCAGCGCATCAAGGCTGCCAAACTTCAGGGAGAGCTGAATCCGCTGATCTATGCCTACTATGGCCTCAATGAGCAGGAACAGGCGCTGGTGGAGGATACCTGCCAGATCCTGGATATCAGCGCCACACCGCGCACCCTGGAGGCAGCGCGCAGCATCCCGACTCTGCAACCCGTCACAAAGGCAGATGAGCTGGAACCCTACGCCGCGATGCTGGCGGGCACGCTGAATGACTGGGCCACTGGCAGCGTCCGTGCCGCCGTCACCGGAGGCGTGGACCCGGAAGTGGGAATGGCATTGATCGAAGTCACGCAGGTCAAACAGCCCGTGCCATTCCAGCCGCGCGCAGTTCAAAAGAAGCTGGGCCAGGCTTTGGCCAGCCTGCATCGTTCAAGCACCCAGGAAGACGGCGCCTTCCTCTTCGAGCGCACCGGCCTCATCTTTGATGGCACGCGCATCTCCATCGTGAAACCAGCCCAGCAGGGTCAGTGGACCCGGACCGCCGCCATGAATGATGCCGGCCACATCTACGCCGAGATCGCCAAAGCCCGTCAACAAGCCGCCACCCCGAAGACATGA